One region of Micromonospora ureilytica genomic DNA includes:
- a CDS encoding RNA polymerase sigma factor has protein sequence MLLPTSGPVSAGDAEQVVRAAQLGDPRSFTLLFELHYAGMLAVAHRILGARPDAEDACQDAAITAFCRIGELRDPSALRPWLHAIVRNNCRKLLRSHRPVPVGVAGENLLASELDDPAARIDRSAMRDWIWHGLHQLSPAAQTVALLRYFTENNSYEQIADLCGVPIGTVRSRLSEARRQLADVLPRLREERHDETTSLQAERREEASTVLTAVSDGAPMHKAAARWAEDLTFCWPSGKRTIGREPVFAAMRRDYDSGVAHQITGVVAGAGITIWENAFINPPEDPFHCPPGGTWLLREKKGLVCEVRLLHTPRPTRPEITPPANRTSGRRTRSWRV, from the coding sequence ATGCTCCTACCAACATCGGGACCCGTGTCGGCCGGCGACGCGGAGCAGGTGGTCCGGGCCGCCCAGCTGGGCGATCCGCGAAGCTTCACGCTGCTGTTCGAGCTTCACTACGCCGGCATGCTCGCGGTGGCACACCGCATCCTGGGTGCCAGGCCCGACGCCGAGGATGCCTGCCAGGACGCGGCGATCACGGCGTTCTGCCGGATCGGCGAGCTGCGCGACCCGTCGGCGTTGCGGCCCTGGCTGCACGCCATCGTGCGCAACAACTGCCGGAAGCTTCTCCGCTCGCACCGGCCCGTCCCGGTCGGCGTGGCCGGCGAGAACCTGCTCGCCTCGGAGCTGGACGATCCGGCTGCCCGCATCGACCGCAGCGCCATGCGGGACTGGATCTGGCACGGACTGCACCAGTTGTCCCCGGCCGCGCAAACGGTGGCGTTGCTGCGCTACTTCACCGAGAACAACTCGTACGAGCAGATCGCGGATCTCTGCGGGGTCCCGATCGGCACCGTCCGCAGCCGCCTGAGCGAAGCGCGCCGTCAGCTGGCCGACGTCCTGCCCCGCCTGCGCGAGGAGCGGCACGACGAGACCACGTCCCTGCAGGCCGAACGACGCGAGGAGGCTTCGACGGTGCTGACCGCGGTGTCCGACGGTGCGCCGATGCACAAGGCGGCGGCGCGCTGGGCCGAAGACCTGACCTTCTGCTGGCCGAGTGGCAAACGGACGATCGGCCGCGAACCGGTCTTCGCGGCTATGCGACGGGACTATGACTCCGGCGTCGCTCACCAGATCACCGGAGTGGTGGCTGGTGCGGGCATCACGATCTGGGAGAACGCCTTCATCAACCCGCCGGAGGATCCGTTCCACTGCCCGCCCGGCGGGACCTGGCTGCTCCGCGAGAAGAAGGGCCTGGTGTGTGAGGTGCGCCTCCTGCACACCCCGCGGCCGACCCGCCCGGAGATCACTCCCCCGGCGAATCGAACTTCTGGCCGCCGGACCAGGTCCTGGAGGGTATGA